One region of Candidatus Neptunochlamydia vexilliferae genomic DNA includes:
- a CDS encoding TerC family protein: protein MLDQTFALIDIPRLITLIFLEGILSLDNALAIAIIVRGLPTQLRQKALFIGLASSIILRAFGVLSAAYLIQLYWVQLLGGAYLFYLALAHILSKRRAELRTPRFRSFWGTVVRIELTDFIFAVDSILAGLALVGVSFHHHELPPKIWIVYIGGISGLIMMRFAAGFFTHLIDRFPRLELGAHLTVGWVGLKLLIEVLLKGLPTWAEPIFWTGIIASFAFGFLKLQK, encoded by the coding sequence ATGTTAGACCAAACCTTTGCCCTCATCGATATTCCCCGCCTGATTACCTTGATTTTTCTCGAGGGGATCCTCTCCCTTGATAATGCCCTTGCCATTGCCATCATCGTCCGGGGTCTTCCAACTCAGCTCAGGCAAAAGGCCCTCTTTATTGGCCTCGCCTCCTCGATCATCCTCCGCGCCTTCGGTGTCCTAAGTGCCGCCTACCTCATCCAGCTTTACTGGGTCCAGCTCCTTGGAGGGGCCTATCTCTTTTACCTTGCTTTAGCCCATATCCTTTCAAAGCGACGGGCAGAACTCCGCACGCCCCGCTTCCGGAGCTTTTGGGGCACGGTTGTTCGGATTGAGCTGACCGATTTTATCTTTGCTGTTGATTCGATCCTTGCCGGTCTTGCCCTTGTGGGGGTTTCTTTTCACCACCATGAGCTTCCCCCAAAGATCTGGATCGTCTACATCGGCGGGATTTCAGGGCTCATCATGATGCGCTTTGCGGCCGGTTTCTTCACCCACCTGATCGACCGTTTTCCCCGTCTAGAGCTGGGCGCCCACCTCACCGTCGGGTGGGTGGGGCTCAAGCTCCTTATAGAGGTCCTCCTCAAAGGGCTCCCCACCTGGGCCGAGCCGATTTTCTGGACAGGGATCATCGCCTCCTTTGCCTTTGGGTTCCTTAAACTGCAAAAATAA
- a CDS encoding ATP-binding protein gives MKNLVYQRLKEWSEEMDRKPLILRGARQVGKSYAVQKLGESFDNFIEVDFEFSQNFLPIFEEDLDPQRIVQQISVLAKQKIIPGKTLLFFDEIQFCPRAITSLRYFYEKMPKLHVIAAGSLLEFAHELVGIPVGRVQSLYVHPMTFFEYLAADGEGLLLEQILKEEKLSEVVHKKILKHVGIYLALGGMPEVLRSWIKHKDPLRCSEKHATLLDTYRQDFQRYAKKSNLKYLSLLFENIPRQLGEKFKFSKIGEYQKRELEPSLELLLTANIFNKVVHTSAQGIPIGAEANPERFKLLFIDVGLTQALLSLELSAWFIQPEAELVNKGKIVEAFVGQELLAYSEVNKKSQLHYWQRDSRESSAEIDYVLQKKQQILPIEVKSVKTMKLKSLHSFLKTHSHSEYGVKISIDPYYKSDHIESIPLYKVGSLVGELKTIESLLFP, from the coding sequence TTGAAAAATCTTGTTTATCAAAGACTTAAAGAGTGGTCCGAAGAAATGGATAGGAAACCACTGATTTTGCGAGGCGCTAGGCAGGTTGGAAAGTCCTACGCTGTTCAAAAGCTTGGGGAAAGTTTCGACAACTTTATTGAGGTTGATTTTGAGTTTTCTCAGAACTTTCTCCCAATCTTTGAAGAAGATCTAGACCCCCAAAGGATTGTCCAGCAGATCTCTGTATTGGCAAAACAAAAAATTATACCGGGAAAAACACTCCTTTTTTTTGATGAAATCCAATTTTGTCCAAGAGCGATTACCAGCCTCAGATACTTTTACGAAAAAATGCCTAAGCTTCATGTTATAGCCGCGGGCTCTTTACTAGAGTTTGCACATGAGCTTGTTGGTATTCCTGTGGGACGGGTTCAATCTCTTTATGTTCATCCAATGACTTTCTTTGAATATCTTGCTGCTGATGGAGAGGGACTCCTTTTAGAGCAAATCCTAAAGGAAGAAAAGCTCTCTGAGGTTGTCCATAAAAAGATACTCAAGCACGTTGGCATTTATCTAGCTTTAGGAGGAATGCCTGAAGTGCTTCGAAGTTGGATCAAACATAAAGATCCCCTGAGATGCTCTGAAAAACATGCAACTCTTCTTGATACCTACCGACAAGACTTCCAAAGGTATGCCAAAAAATCGAATCTAAAATATCTCTCCCTGCTTTTTGAAAACATTCCTCGGCAACTTGGAGAAAAGTTTAAGTTTAGCAAGATAGGAGAGTATCAAAAAAGAGAGTTAGAACCCTCTTTAGAACTTCTATTAACTGCCAATATCTTTAACAAAGTGGTCCATACCTCAGCACAAGGGATTCCTATAGGAGCGGAAGCAAATCCAGAAAGATTTAAGCTTCTCTTCATTGATGTTGGTCTCACCCAAGCTCTTTTAAGCTTAGAATTGTCTGCTTGGTTTATCCAACCTGAAGCTGAACTGGTAAACAAAGGAAAAATTGTAGAGGCCTTCGTGGGTCAAGAGCTTTTAGCCTATTCAGAGGTGAATAAAAAGTCTCAACTGCATTACTGGCAAAGAGATAGTAGAGAAAGCTCAGCTGAAATTGACTACGTTCTCCAAAAAAAACAGCAAATCCTTCCTATAGAGGTCAAATCTGTAAAAACAATGAAGCTGAAAAGTCTCCATTCTTTTTTAAAAACCCATTCTCACTCAGAATATGGGGTTAAAATTTCTATAGACCCTTACTATAAAAGTGACCATATTGAGTCCATTCCCCTTTACAAAGTAGGCTCACTTGTGGGCGAGCTAAAAACGATCGAATCGCTACTTTTTCCTTGA
- the smpB gene encoding SsrA-binding protein SmpB: MSKNSPSELVSNRRARHNYEILETYEAGIALVGTEIKSLRNHGGSLQDAFVIIQKGEAWLKNCSIAPYSFGNIFNHEERRDRKLLLHKKEIEKLKRATDQKGLTIVPLSIYLSKGKAKVKIGVARGKKQHDKRSAIKEREQKRSIERELKG; this comes from the coding sequence ATGAGTAAAAATAGCCCTTCTGAACTAGTTTCCAACCGGCGCGCCCGCCACAACTATGAGATTCTTGAGACCTATGAGGCTGGGATTGCCCTCGTGGGAACCGAGATCAAGTCCCTGAGAAATCATGGGGGCTCGCTCCAGGACGCCTTTGTTATTATCCAAAAAGGAGAGGCGTGGCTCAAAAACTGCTCGATTGCTCCCTACTCTTTTGGTAACATTTTTAACCACGAAGAGCGGCGGGACCGGAAACTCCTCCTCCACAAAAAAGAGATCGAAAAGCTGAAGCGGGCCACCGACCAAAAAGGGCTGACCATTGTTCCCCTTTCGATCTACCTAAGTAAAGGGAAAGCAAAGGTCAAGATCGGCGTGGCACGCGGGAAAAAGCAGCACGATAAACGGTCTGCTATTAAAGAGCGGGAACAAAAAAGATCGATCGAACGTGAGCTAAAAGGTTGA
- the dnaN gene encoding DNA polymerase III subunit beta, whose amino-acid sequence MKVTLSRLELVNAIGKIQSIVSSKPTIPILANILIEAHQETLTISATDLTVSMQVQMGATVEEEGGITLPARRFFQLVRELTTGEIVLHTNEEEIAFIEAGTSQFRLNGINQGEFPSLPNLAEAEKFSIGADELKGLLSKSVFAAAREDSRHVLNGVLMQIENGMATFIGTDGKRLAKVDSAVEISADHKGSYLIPLKAVEEIVKSVDTEKGVKVSLMADKIAVEHDATVLITKLLSGDFPDVERVIPAESAFTLTLHREELMALLKQVSLFTTDKSHSVQFTLSAGELTLTANSSEIGDGKVSMPVDYSGESFEIAFNPFFFHDILRHSKDETVTFGMTNPFSPGLITDSTTAQFVIMPMRLASTV is encoded by the coding sequence ATGAAAGTTACTCTCTCCCGCTTAGAACTTGTTAACGCAATTGGAAAAATCCAAAGCATCGTATCGAGCAAGCCGACTATCCCGATCTTGGCAAATATCTTGATCGAAGCCCACCAAGAAACGCTTACGATCAGCGCCACCGATCTGACCGTTAGCATGCAGGTCCAAATGGGAGCGACCGTTGAAGAAGAGGGAGGGATCACCCTACCTGCCCGCCGCTTTTTCCAGCTGGTCCGAGAGCTGACAACAGGAGAGATCGTCCTTCATACCAATGAAGAGGAAATCGCCTTTATCGAAGCGGGCACTTCCCAGTTCCGCCTAAATGGAATCAACCAGGGAGAATTCCCCTCTCTCCCCAACCTTGCCGAAGCTGAAAAGTTTTCGATCGGAGCAGATGAACTTAAAGGGCTCCTTTCTAAGTCGGTCTTTGCCGCAGCACGAGAAGATAGCCGCCATGTCCTCAATGGCGTTCTGATGCAGATCGAAAATGGGATGGCCACCTTCATCGGAACCGACGGAAAAAGGCTTGCCAAAGTAGACTCGGCTGTGGAGATTAGCGCCGACCATAAAGGGAGCTACTTGATTCCTTTGAAAGCGGTTGAGGAGATCGTTAAATCGGTCGATACCGAAAAGGGAGTCAAGGTGAGCCTGATGGCCGATAAGATCGCCGTCGAGCATGATGCAACGGTTTTGATCACCAAACTCCTTTCAGGAGATTTTCCCGATGTCGAGCGGGTCATTCCGGCGGAAAGTGCCTTCACACTGACCTTGCACCGCGAAGAGCTGATGGCCCTTCTCAAGCAGGTCTCTTTGTTTACGACTGATAAGAGCCACTCGGTTCAGTTTACCCTCTCCGCTGGAGAGCTTACTCTAACGGCTAACTCGAGCGAGATCGGCGATGGCAAAGTCTCGATGCCGGTAGACTACTCGGGAGAAAGTTTTGAGATCGCCTTCAATCCTTTCTTCTTCCACGACATCTTGCGCCACTCGAAAGATGAGACGGTGACCTTTGGAATGACCAACCCCTTTAGCCCGGGATTGATCACCGACTCGACAACGGCGCAGTTTGTCATTATGCCGATGCGCCTTGCCTCTACCGTGTAA
- the recF gene encoding DNA replication/repair protein RecF (All proteins in this family for which functions are known are DNA-binding proteins that assist the filamentation of RecA onto DNA for the initiation of recombination or recombinational repair.): protein MEVQELILRNFRNYEEVHIPLTEGVNLIQGENGAGKTTLLEALYLLSTGRSFVTSHLTDLIRKGSPHFYVEVRFVRDGVEQQLSIGFDGKNRRIHYNNSHFSHFSHVLGILPSVLYSPKDSALITGSPQERRRFLNIQLAQTDPLYVHHLMRYHKAMKHRNALLKVKSESAIETWEQMMAESARYLMTKRKALIEALLPRLKGHLEALAPDLFDLRYEPSISLKKMEQIEALYKKQRPKELIIGMTLTGPHRDDLYITYNRQDAKTFASEGQKRTCIAALKMAEWDELAAQTNAKPLLSIDDFGVHLDPGRTALLEEKLKDFGQVLLTSPSSSEQATLQITDGKITSPSQRSCSR from the coding sequence ATGGAAGTTCAAGAACTTATCCTACGCAACTTTCGCAACTACGAAGAGGTCCATATTCCCCTCACAGAAGGGGTCAACCTCATCCAGGGTGAAAATGGGGCGGGGAAAACGACCCTTTTAGAGGCTCTTTACCTCTTAAGTACAGGACGCTCCTTTGTGACCTCCCACCTAACCGACCTAATCCGAAAAGGGAGCCCCCACTTCTATGTTGAGGTGCGGTTTGTCCGTGATGGTGTCGAGCAACAGCTCAGTATCGGCTTCGATGGAAAAAACCGGCGGATCCACTATAACAATAGCCACTTTTCTCACTTTTCCCACGTGTTGGGGATCCTCCCTTCTGTCCTCTACTCGCCGAAAGATAGTGCGCTCATTACCGGTTCCCCACAGGAGCGCCGCCGCTTTTTGAACATCCAGCTTGCCCAGACAGATCCCCTCTATGTCCATCACCTCATGCGTTACCATAAAGCGATGAAGCACCGGAATGCTCTCCTCAAAGTCAAGTCAGAGTCGGCAATTGAAACCTGGGAGCAGATGATGGCCGAATCAGCCCGCTACCTAATGACTAAAAGGAAGGCTCTCATCGAGGCTCTCCTCCCCCGCCTTAAAGGGCACTTGGAAGCGCTTGCCCCCGACCTCTTCGACCTCCGTTATGAACCTTCAATTTCACTGAAAAAAATGGAGCAGATTGAAGCCCTTTACAAAAAGCAACGTCCTAAAGAGCTAATCATCGGAATGACCCTTACTGGTCCTCACCGAGACGATCTTTATATTACTTATAACAGACAAGATGCAAAGACCTTTGCCAGCGAGGGGCAAAAACGGACCTGCATTGCGGCCCTCAAGATGGCTGAATGGGATGAGCTTGCGGCCCAGACAAATGCAAAACCCCTTTTAAGTATCGATGATTTTGGGGTCCACCTCGATCCCGGCCGGACAGCCCTCCTTGAGGAAAAACTAAAGGACTTTGGGCAAGTACTCCTTACCTCACCAAGCTCTAGCGAGCAAGCCACCCTTCAAATTACCGATGGAAAAATCACTAGTCCATCCCAGAGATCTTGCTCCAGGTAG
- a CDS encoding MFS transporter, giving the protein MKIRAASWWAWSFAVLFLFYEFIVRVFPTVMVQELMGAFDATAAQLGTLSAFFFYAYAPMQIPVGLLMDRFGARNLLTFASLFCGFGSLLFAAAHHIIPADIGRFLMGIGSSFAFVGMVYVCSHWFPAKKLALLVGIGNSLGMLGAFGAQGPLSFVVETMGWRFTVVTFGITGIVLALVLFFFMKKAPGQEKIEVKKASFDLAHNLKKVASNGRTWLNAAIALLFYMTTAAFASLWGIPFLSEGYGIDRNVAAFAISMIFIGWIIGGPIIGYISDRFSKRKPFLYGGIFLCLLSLIPVIYIPHLPMPLLFILLFLVGFFQAAQLLSFSLGIEINAIEAKGTSIALTNFCVATGSSLMQPLLGILLDSKWDGAMREGIPFYSIADYHFAMVSFPITLILAFVLLLFLKETKHEPDAATWSKISGMD; this is encoded by the coding sequence ATGAAAATACGCGCCGCCTCGTGGTGGGCATGGTCCTTTGCCGTCCTCTTCCTCTTTTATGAGTTTATTGTCCGCGTCTTTCCCACCGTCATGGTTCAAGAGCTGATGGGCGCCTTTGATGCCACAGCAGCCCAACTAGGAACGTTGAGCGCCTTCTTCTTCTATGCCTATGCCCCGATGCAGATCCCCGTAGGGCTTCTGATGGACCGGTTTGGAGCGCGGAACCTCCTCACCTTTGCCTCCCTCTTCTGCGGCTTTGGTTCCCTCCTCTTTGCGGCTGCCCACCATATTATCCCCGCAGATATCGGCCGTTTCCTGATGGGGATCGGCTCTTCGTTTGCCTTTGTCGGGATGGTCTACGTCTGTTCCCACTGGTTTCCCGCCAAGAAGCTTGCCCTCCTTGTTGGTATTGGTAACTCCCTCGGGATGCTGGGCGCTTTTGGAGCGCAAGGGCCCTTGAGCTTTGTTGTCGAAACGATGGGCTGGCGGTTTACAGTGGTCACCTTTGGGATCACTGGAATTGTCCTTGCCCTCGTTTTATTTTTCTTTATGAAAAAAGCGCCGGGCCAAGAAAAAATCGAAGTGAAAAAGGCCTCTTTTGATCTCGCTCACAACCTAAAAAAAGTGGCCTCTAATGGCCGGACCTGGCTCAATGCGGCGATTGCCCTTCTCTTTTATATGACGACTGCTGCCTTTGCCTCTTTGTGGGGGATACCCTTCCTGTCGGAAGGATATGGGATTGACCGCAACGTTGCCGCCTTTGCCATCTCGATGATCTTCATCGGATGGATTATCGGCGGGCCGATCATAGGCTACATTTCAGATCGCTTTAGCAAGCGGAAGCCGTTTCTCTATGGGGGGATTTTCCTCTGCCTTCTCTCTCTTATTCCAGTGATCTATATTCCCCATCTTCCCATGCCCCTTCTCTTTATCTTACTTTTCCTCGTGGGCTTTTTCCAAGCGGCGCAGCTTCTCTCTTTTTCCCTTGGTATCGAAATCAATGCGATCGAAGCCAAGGGGACAAGCATTGCTCTCACGAACTTTTGCGTTGCTACAGGAAGCTCACTGATGCAGCCCCTTCTGGGGATCCTCCTCGATTCTAAGTGGGATGGAGCGATGCGAGAGGGGATTCCTTTCTATAGCATTGCCGACTACCACTTTGCAATGGTCAGCTTCCCCATCACCCTTATCCTCGCCTTTGTCCTTCTTCTTTTCTTGAAGGAAACCAAGCATGAACCCGATGCGGCTACCTGGAGCAAGATCTCTGGGATGGACTAG